One genomic window of Actinoalloteichus hoggarensis includes the following:
- a CDS encoding organic hydroperoxide resistance protein, with translation MSPLYIAEAVSTGQGRDGEVRSSDGVIDERLSSPTELGGPGGAYTNPEQLFAAGYSACFHSALRAAAARSGTPLERSEVTARVGIGKDEADGGFQLSVSLEARLPELSQAQADEVVEAAHTVCPYSKATRGNIDITVSVVV, from the coding sequence ATGAGCCCGCTGTACATCGCAGAAGCCGTGTCCACCGGGCAGGGCCGAGACGGCGAGGTGCGCTCCTCGGACGGCGTGATCGACGAACGGCTGTCCAGCCCGACAGAACTGGGTGGTCCCGGCGGTGCGTACACCAACCCGGAACAGCTCTTCGCCGCGGGTTACTCCGCCTGCTTTCACAGTGCGCTGCGTGCCGCGGCGGCCAGGTCGGGAACGCCGTTGGAGCGCAGCGAGGTGACGGCGCGGGTGGGCATCGGCAAGGACGAGGCCGATGGCGGCTTCCAGCTGTCCGTCTCGTTGGAGGCGAGACTGCCCGAGTTGAGTCAGGCCCAGGCCGACGAGGTCGTCGAGGCCGCGCACACAGTCTGCCCCTACTCGAAGGCCACGCGGGGCAACATCGACATCACGGTGTCCGTCGTCGTCTAG
- a CDS encoding Dps family protein, which translates to MSKNSISSPLTSPLGDGERDVTCHALQATLLELIDLHLLGKQLHWNVVGVNFRSAHLQLDKLVSTARDFADDVAERMSALAVSPDGRAATVAQGSGLRHVHAGWRSVEQVVNDVVEALSEVVHRLRARIDETEKTDQVTQDLLIQITAKLEKARWMWQTQQQK; encoded by the coding sequence ATGAGCAAGAACTCGATCAGCAGCCCGTTGACCAGCCCACTCGGTGACGGTGAGCGTGACGTGACCTGTCACGCCCTCCAGGCCACGCTGCTCGAACTCATCGATCTGCACCTGCTGGGCAAACAGCTGCACTGGAACGTCGTCGGGGTGAACTTCCGGTCCGCGCACCTCCAGCTCGACAAGCTCGTCTCCACGGCACGTGACTTCGCCGATGACGTCGCGGAACGGATGTCGGCGCTCGCCGTGTCGCCCGACGGCCGGGCGGCCACCGTGGCGCAGGGCAGCGGACTCCGCCACGTGCATGCGGGCTGGCGTTCGGTGGAGCAGGTGGTCAACGACGTCGTCGAGGCGCTCAGCGAGGTCGTGCACCGGCTGCGGGCACGCATCGACGAGACGGAGAAGACCGACCAGGTCACGCAGGACCTGCTCATCCAGATCACCGCGAAGCTGGAGAAGGCGCGGTGGATGTGGCAGACGCAGCAGCAGAAGTAG
- a CDS encoding carbohydrate-binding protein yields the protein MRTRVRSLIATAVGILFLPLIGGGPAVADQAPAPGATQACAAPAWNAGIAYVAGDRVSHGGAEWRAKWWTQGETPGTTGEWGVWEHLGACGGPEEPGEPADPGAIAVAPYLYYGWGNPPSAVEVMNATGVEWFTMAFILSSGGCTPSWDGQRPLTGGIDEQRIDEIRAAGGDVIPSIGGWNGNKLGESCQDAASLAAAYQQVIDAFDLKAIDLDIENTEFYGEVTQQRNIDALSIIARDNPDLLIYITMGTAVSGPDSNGRRLIQKGAAAGLDVDGWTIMPFNFNGSSEMGQDSIRAAEGLQDAVRAAYGYSETEAYQRIGISSMNGMTDQGETVTQQHFREMLGYAQQHGLARLTFWSVNRDRPCTGGDVSACSGIGQRPWEFTGILAEYLD from the coding sequence ATGCGAACTCGGGTCCGAAGTCTCATCGCCACCGCGGTGGGAATCCTGTTCCTACCCCTGATCGGAGGCGGTCCAGCGGTGGCGGATCAAGCCCCCGCACCCGGTGCGACACAGGCCTGCGCGGCGCCCGCCTGGAACGCGGGAATCGCCTACGTGGCAGGCGATCGGGTCTCGCACGGCGGCGCCGAGTGGCGCGCCAAGTGGTGGACACAGGGCGAGACGCCCGGAACCACCGGCGAGTGGGGCGTCTGGGAACACCTCGGCGCCTGCGGCGGGCCGGAGGAGCCGGGTGAGCCCGCCGACCCGGGTGCCATCGCGGTGGCGCCCTACCTCTACTACGGCTGGGGCAACCCGCCGAGCGCCGTCGAGGTCATGAACGCGACGGGCGTCGAGTGGTTCACGATGGCCTTCATCCTGTCCTCGGGCGGCTGCACCCCGTCCTGGGACGGCCAGCGACCGCTCACCGGCGGGATCGACGAACAGCGCATCGACGAGATCCGCGCGGCGGGCGGCGACGTCATCCCGTCCATCGGCGGCTGGAACGGCAACAAGCTCGGCGAGTCCTGTCAGGACGCCGCCTCGCTGGCCGCCGCCTACCAACAGGTCATCGACGCGTTCGACCTCAAGGCGATCGACCTCGACATCGAGAACACCGAGTTCTACGGCGAGGTCACGCAGCAGCGCAACATCGACGCGCTGTCGATCATCGCCAGAGACAACCCGGATCTGCTCATCTACATCACCATGGGCACCGCCGTCTCCGGCCCGGACTCCAACGGGCGCCGGCTGATCCAGAAGGGCGCCGCGGCAGGCCTGGACGTGGACGGCTGGACGATCATGCCCTTCAACTTCAACGGCAGCAGCGAGATGGGACAGGACTCCATCCGCGCCGCCGAAGGCCTGCAGGACGCCGTGCGCGCCGCCTACGGCTACTCCGAGACCGAGGCCTATCAGCGCATCGGCATCTCCTCGATGAACGGCATGACCGACCAGGGCGAGACCGTGACCCAGCAGCACTTCCGCGAGATGCTCGGGTATGCACAGCAGCACGGGCTCGCCCGGCTCACCTTCTGGTCGGTCAACCGGGACCGACCGTGCACCGGGGGCGACGTCTCGGCATGCAGCGGCATCGGGCAGCGGCCCTGGGAGTTCACCGGCATCCTCGCCGAATACCTGGACTGA
- a CDS encoding S9 family peptidase: MVSIHPHAEIPDQLFTDPEAEARWRARFTSARNSTPDWARLAPDRNLYVSNISGVWEVYAWDRATDTHRQVTDRPNGTSHATLSPDGETIWWFADTDGDEFGQWMVEPFGGRAPGEEPQQALPGVHDGYPAGLEIGSDLVASATATDDGTTIWVNRGVQGERGGATIVYQSEHDAGAAALSYDETLLAISHSEHGDSRHPALRVLRLGDGSREEDNTVVAEKWDGEGKGLDAIVFPPIAGDQRLLVSHERRGRPELLIWDLATDTETELHLDLPGELSADWYPDGRSLLISHQYRARGELYRYDLAEGTLTRLNTRPGTVGSAAVRPDGTVEYGWSSSHSPSVVRALFTDGTDQVVLTPPGEPAPPSVALTDAFVPGPGGEIHALVTRPADAPDGPLPTLFSLHGGPHAEDEDRFSAHRALWVDAGFVVVHVNYRGSTGYGSQWRDAIEGRPGLTELEDVAAVHDWAVRTGLADPAKCVVEGGSWGGYLTLLALGTQPERWAAGVAAVPVADYLAAYEDEMEPLRAFDRALFGGSPAEVPDRYRECSPLTYVDEVRAPVLVLAGENDPRCPIRQIDNYLDRLAERGVGYEVYRFDAGHGSLVISESLRQRVAEVHFARRALGLASPVV; the protein is encoded by the coding sequence GTGGTGAGCATCCACCCCCACGCCGAGATTCCCGATCAGCTCTTCACCGACCCCGAGGCCGAGGCCCGATGGCGCGCCAGATTCACCTCGGCGCGCAATTCGACGCCGGACTGGGCCCGACTGGCGCCCGATCGAAACCTGTACGTGTCCAACATCAGTGGTGTCTGGGAGGTCTACGCCTGGGACCGCGCCACCGACACCCATCGGCAGGTGACCGACCGTCCTAACGGGACGAGTCATGCCACGTTGAGCCCCGACGGCGAGACGATCTGGTGGTTCGCAGACACCGACGGCGACGAGTTCGGCCAGTGGATGGTCGAGCCCTTCGGCGGTCGGGCGCCCGGCGAAGAGCCGCAGCAGGCCCTGCCGGGGGTGCACGACGGCTACCCGGCGGGCCTGGAGATCGGCAGCGACCTGGTCGCCTCCGCCACGGCGACCGACGACGGCACGACGATCTGGGTGAACCGAGGCGTTCAGGGCGAGCGCGGCGGCGCGACCATCGTCTACCAGAGTGAGCACGACGCCGGTGCCGCGGCACTGTCCTACGACGAGACGCTGCTGGCGATCTCGCATTCCGAGCACGGCGACTCCCGGCATCCCGCACTGCGTGTGCTGCGCCTCGGCGACGGTTCGCGCGAGGAGGACAACACGGTGGTGGCCGAGAAGTGGGACGGTGAGGGCAAGGGACTCGACGCGATCGTGTTCCCGCCGATCGCGGGCGATCAGCGGCTGCTGGTGTCACACGAGCGTCGCGGCAGGCCCGAACTGCTGATCTGGGACCTCGCCACCGACACCGAGACGGAGCTGCATCTCGATCTGCCCGGCGAGCTGTCGGCGGACTGGTACCCGGACGGCCGCTCGCTGCTCATCTCGCACCAGTACCGGGCACGCGGCGAGCTGTACCGCTACGACCTCGCCGAGGGGACGCTGACCCGGTTGAACACCCGACCGGGCACGGTCGGCTCGGCCGCCGTCCGTCCGGACGGCACCGTGGAGTACGGGTGGTCCAGTTCGCACTCGCCGTCCGTGGTGCGCGCCCTGTTCACCGACGGCACGGACCAGGTCGTCCTGACGCCGCCCGGGGAGCCCGCACCGCCGTCGGTGGCACTGACCGACGCGTTCGTGCCCGGCCCCGGCGGTGAGATCCACGCCCTGGTGACCCGCCCCGCCGATGCACCCGACGGGCCGCTGCCCACGCTGTTCAGCCTGCACGGCGGGCCGCACGCGGAGGACGAGGACCGGTTCTCGGCGCACCGGGCGCTCTGGGTCGACGCGGGTTTCGTGGTGGTGCACGTCAACTATCGAGGCTCGACCGGGTACGGGTCCCAGTGGCGCGACGCCATCGAGGGCAGGCCCGGCCTCACCGAGCTGGAGGACGTCGCCGCGGTCCACGACTGGGCGGTGCGCACGGGGCTGGCCGATCCGGCGAAGTGCGTGGTGGAGGGCGGCTCCTGGGGCGGCTACCTCACGCTGCTCGCGCTGGGCACGCAACCGGAGCGCTGGGCGGCGGGTGTCGCGGCGGTTCCGGTCGCCGACTACCTGGCGGCCTACGAGGACGAGATGGAACCGCTGCGTGCCTTCGACCGCGCGCTGTTCGGCGGGTCGCCCGCCGAGGTGCCCGATCGGTACCGGGAGTGCTCGCCGCTGACCTATGTGGACGAGGTGCGCGCCCCGGTGCTGGTGCTCGCGGGTGAGAACGATCCGCGCTGCCCGATCCGGCAGATCGACAACTACCTGGATCGACTGGCGGAGCGCGGCGTGGGCTATGAGGTGTACCGCTTCGACGCGGGGCACGGGTCGCTGGTCATCTCGGAGTCGCTGCGGCAGCGGGTCGCCGAGGTGCACTTCGCCCGGCGGGCACTGGGGCTGGCCTCCCCGGTCGTCTGA
- a CDS encoding trypsin-like serine peptidase: MQIKTRTVAALLCMAVIPTLTVTTTAQADEASGIATEYTEYTEAQPIGQDVDGPADEFFLPTSIASSGVTSTEGFHGTGDIADAGPNVSFDPVPTGDPVWQPSSVFGTDQRTRVNGTTAFPNRSFARVSSSGGTCSGFLFGPDLVVTAGHCIHPGGTGRGTAFYSNVRVSPGQNGTSYPYGTCSATQLWTDVAWTESADPRQDWGAIRLNCKIGNTTGWIGMRWQTGSFNDQYANVRGYPAEKRPVNTMWTHGEPIRQTAGNQLFYTIDTSGGQSGSPVFIVDSGSQLAIAIHAYGTSNVAYNKGTRITRGLFDFLISLQ, from the coding sequence ATGCAGATCAAGACGAGAACCGTGGCCGCACTGTTGTGCATGGCCGTCATTCCCACACTGACCGTGACGACGACCGCGCAGGCCGATGAGGCCTCCGGTATCGCCACCGAGTACACCGAGTACACCGAGGCCCAGCCGATCGGTCAAGACGTCGACGGACCCGCCGACGAGTTCTTCCTGCCCACGAGCATCGCCTCGTCGGGCGTGACCTCGACGGAGGGGTTCCACGGCACCGGCGACATCGCCGACGCGGGGCCGAACGTCTCCTTCGATCCTGTGCCGACAGGCGACCCCGTCTGGCAGCCGTCGTCGGTGTTCGGAACCGATCAGCGCACTCGCGTCAACGGGACCACGGCGTTCCCGAACCGCAGCTTCGCCAGGGTCAGCTCCAGCGGAGGAACCTGTAGCGGTTTCCTCTTCGGACCCGACCTCGTCGTGACCGCAGGCCACTGCATCCACCCGGGTGGGACCGGCCGGGGGACGGCGTTCTACAGCAACGTCCGAGTGTCACCCGGCCAGAACGGAACCTCGTACCCCTACGGGACCTGCTCGGCCACGCAGCTGTGGACGGACGTCGCCTGGACGGAGTCGGCCGACCCGAGGCAGGACTGGGGAGCCATCCGGCTGAACTGCAAGATCGGGAACACCACCGGTTGGATCGGAATGCGGTGGCAGACGGGCTCTTTCAACGACCAGTACGCCAACGTTCGTGGTTATCCCGCCGAGAAGCGGCCCGTGAACACCATGTGGACGCATGGCGAGCCGATTCGCCAGACCGCCGGAAACCAGCTCTTCTACACCATCGACACCAGTGGTGGCCAGAGCGGATCTCCGGTCTTCATCGTCGATTCGGGGAGTCAGCTCGCGATCGCGATTCACGCCTATGGGACGAGCAACGTCGCTTACAACAAGGGGACTCGAATCACCAGGGGTCTCTTCGACTTCCTGATCAGTCTGCAGTAG